The following are encoded together in the Daucus carota subsp. sativus chromosome 5, DH1 v3.0, whole genome shotgun sequence genome:
- the LOC108220604 gene encoding uncharacterized protein LOC108220604 has product MACNYAVCTTLLAAMDGLWYHRLILFHPSDAVSVQEPVSSESFSSSYDSYQSSSCTSVTEQDHVLSDQSLLTPQQSIGSEVEEREKIMEVLKKIRPSRLNRIKTRSNPSSPTSTPAKAIRSKKYTGSVMRLQKTMSCKSLGELEVEEVKGFLDLGFRFDSQNLSPRMMSVVPGLQRLAGAQNSEIIQKETIDQVLASSKLDDQELGGGGNEMRSESGVFRKPYLSEAWLIRRSDSPLLKLKIPRNSEAADLKKHLKQWARTVATVVQQES; this is encoded by the exons ATGGCTTGTAACTATGCGGTATGTACAACTCTTTTGGCTGCCATGGATGGGCTTTGGTATCATCGACTGATTCTATTCCACCCGTCCGATGCTGTTTCAGTGCAAGAACCTGTTTCTTCCGAATCATTTAGTTCGTCGTATGATTCATATCAATCATCAAGCTGCACTTCTGTTACTGAGCAAGACCATGTTTTATCAGATCAATCTTTACTCACTCCTCAACAG AGTATTGGTTCAGAAGTTGAAGAAAGGGAAAAGATAATGGAAGTACTAAAAAAAATTCGACCCTCGAGGCTTAATAGAATCAAGACGCGTTCTAATCCATCATCGCCAACATCAACTCCAGCTAAAGCTATTAGAAGCAAGAAGTACACTGGTTCAGTTATGAGGTTGCAGAAAACCATGAGCTGCAAGAGCTTGGGGGAACTTGAAGTCGAAGAAGTAAAGGGTTTTTTGGATTTAGGCTTTAGATTTGATTCTCAAAATTTAAGTCCAAGAATGATGAGCGTAGTTCCTGGATTACAAAGGCTTGCTGGAGCACAGAATAGTGAAATTATTCAAAAAGAGACGATTGATCAAGTGCTTGCAAGTAGTAAATTAGATGATCAAGAATTAGGTGGTGGTGGAAATGAGATGAGATCGGAATCAGGTGTATTTAGGAAACCATATTTATCAGAAGCATGGCTCATAAGGAGGTCTGATTCACCTCTTTTAAAGCTGAAAATTCCAAGAAATTCTGAAGCTGCTGATCTAAAGAAACATCTGAAGCAATGGGCCAGAACTGTGGCTACTGTAGTTCAGCAGGAATCTTGA
- the LOC108220369 gene encoding DNA-binding protein S1FA, with the protein MDTEAQGFNPGLIVLLVVGGLVSAFLVGNYALYVYAQKNLPPRKKKPVSKKKLKKEKLKQGVAPPGE; encoded by the coding sequence ATGGATACTGAAGCCCAAGGATTTAACCCAGGATTAATAGTCCTTCTCGTTGTTGGCGGCCTTGTTTCTGCATTCCTTGTTGGGAATTATGCTCTTTATGTCTATGCACAAAAGAACCTTCCTCCCAGGAAGAAGAAGCCTGTGTCCAAGAAGaagctgaagaaggagaaattgaAGCAGGGAGTTGCTCCACCCGGAGAGTAG
- the LOC108224144 gene encoding cell number regulator 8: protein MENHEESDPFLSKGTDEKTAKKLGSNAGESPAITGQTIYGWTVNGLPALGQVSVVGEPVERAHWDSSLCACLGRNDDFCSSDLEVCILGSVAPCVLFGSNVERLGSSPGTFTNHCLPYSFLYLLGKSLFGGNCLAPCFSYPTRSAIRRKFNLEGSCEALSRSCGCCGGLIEDEVQREQCESACDFATHVFCHPCAICQEGRELRRRLPHPGFNGQPVLVMIPPAEQSMGRSGV from the exons ATGGAGAATCATGAGGAATCCGATCCTTTCTTGAGTAAAGGCACCGATGAAAAGACCGCGAAAAAGCTCGGCTCCAACGCCGGCGAGTCTCCGGCGATCACTGGTCAGACTATTTACGGCTGGACTGTTAATGGATTGCCTGCGTTAGGTCAAGTCAGTGTGGTTGGAGAGCCGGTGGAGAGAGCTCATTGGGATTCGAGCCTCTGTGCTTGTCTCGGTCGTAACGATGATTTCTGCAGCAGCGATCTTGAAGTTT GTATCCTTGGAAGTGTGGCTCCGTGTGTACTTTTCGGAAGCAATGTTGAAAGACTTGGATCTTCTCCTGGAACTTTCACAAACCACTGTTTGCCATACTCTTTTCTCTACTTACTTGGTAAGTCTCTATTTGGTGGCAACTGTCTTGCGCCCTGCTTTTCATATCCTACCCGTTCAGCAATCCGGCGAAAGTTCAACCTAGAG GGTAGCTGTGAGGCGCTTAGCCGATCATGCGGGTGTTGTGGAGGTCTCATCGAGGATGAGGTACAGCGAGAGCAGTGTGAATCAGCATGTGATTTCGCAACCCATGTTTTCTGCCATCCATGTGCAATATGTCAGGAGGGTCGTGAACTTCGTCGCAGGCTTCCTCATCCAGGGTTTAATGGCCAGCCGGTGTTGGTTATGATACCGCCAGCAGAGCAAAGTATGGGTCGTAGTGGAGTATGA